Proteins encoded within one genomic window of Triticum aestivum cultivar Chinese Spring chromosome 2D, IWGSC CS RefSeq v2.1, whole genome shotgun sequence:
- the LOC123048243 gene encoding GDSL esterase/lipase At5g45910, translating into MHKLLCAALLLLLPLLWSKPATSSPSGGHRYKSIFSFGDSFADTGNNPVVFGWYSVFDHVTRPPYGTTFFGRPTGRNGDGRLIIDFIAENLGLPYVPPTLVHNGSFRRGANFAVGAATALDTGFFHERDIPGGSSKFPLNTSLGVQLEWFESMKPTLCRTPRECKNFFGRSLFLVGEFGVNDYHFSFQRKTVQEVRSFIPDVVATISMAIERLIKHGARRLVVPGVIPSGCSPPILTKFAGAPPTAYDSKTGCLTAHNELGLYHNLLLQAALAKLRTKHRNIKIIYADFFGPIMEMVESPHKFGFEEDVLMVCCGGPGRYGMNSTVPCGDAAATTCRDPSARLYWDGVHLTEAANRHVADVWLGEINPSTGVSRKQGAKGPCRLGRHKI; encoded by the exons ATGCACAAGCTCCTATGTGCCGCCTTGCTCCTGCTCCTCCCCCTCTTGTGGTCCAAGCCGGCGACCTCTTCCCCCTCCGGCGGCCATCGCTACAAGTCCATCTTCAGCTTCGGCGACTCCTTCGCCGACACGGGCAACAACCCCGTCGTCTTCGGATGGTACTCCGTGTTCGACCACGTCACGCGGCCTCCCTACGGCACCACCTTCTTCGGCCGCCCCACCGGCCGCAACGGGGACGGGCGACTCATCATCGACTTCATCG CTGAAAACCTGGGCCTGCCGTATGTGCCGCCCACCCTGGTTCACAACGGCAGCTTCCGCCGAGGTGCCAACTTCGCCGTTGGAGCCGCCACCGCTCTGGACACCGGTTTCTTCCATGAGAGGGACATCCCCGGTGGCTCCAGCAAGTTCCCCCTCAACACCAGCCTAGGCGTGCAGCTGGAGTGGTTCGAGTCCATGAAGCCTACATTGTGCCGCACACCTCGAG AGTGCAAGAACTTCTTCGGCAGATCTCTCTTCTTGGTGGGAGAGTTCGGAGTCAACGACTATCACTTCTCTTTCCAACGCAAAACGGTGCAGGAAGTCAGATCCTTCATTCCAGATGTCGTCGCAACCATCTCCATGGCAATCGAG AGGCTGATCAAGCACGGGGCGAGGAGGCTGGTGGTTCCCGGCGTGATCCCGTCTGGATGCTCGCCGCCGATCCTGACCAAGTTCGCCGGCGCCCCACCGACAGCGTACGACTCCAAAACCGGCTGTCTGACAGCGCACAACGAGCTGGGGCTGTACCACAACCTGCTGCTGCAGGCGGCTCTCGCCAAGCTCCGGACCAAGCACCGCAACATCAAGATCATCTACGCCGATTTCTTTGGCCCAATCATGGAGATGGTGGAGTCGCCGCACAAGTTCG GTTTTGAAGAGGACGTACTTATGGTGTGCTGTGGAGGGCCTGGAAGGTACGGTATGAACTCGACAGTTCCATGCGGCGATGCAGCCGCGACGACGTGCCGGGATCCGTCTGCTCGGCTGTACTGGGACGGCGTCCACCTGACGGAGGCGGCTAACCGGCACGTCGCCGATGTTTGGCTGGGTGAGATCAACCCGTCCACAGGAGTCAGCCGCAAGCAGGGTGCAAAGGGGCCATGTCGACTGGGCCGTCACAAAATATAG
- the LOC123055472 gene encoding uncharacterized protein, whose protein sequence is MDSWSDDSEESGYEYSSGGSPIKIPATIEDPNYSGVDDEAMVMCEHGQPAKRHVCFEGISTGRTFIACGLDEASSCGVVQWVDEEWPEHLQNALHKLWLLYEDCQRANRMACLEHSSLVHNLTSQKNKLQETYEKLVEDVNNLLDTQDNIPKENEVQQGEHEEITPPLDNNISALKEQLGAMDAENKELKQKVDQLKSIQVAQGNVIRNLMFAHLKEKEKLSTERRNLEFHIADLVKASDKNKRKLKDIKDICDEE, encoded by the exons atggattCGTGGAGCGACGACAGCGAGGAATCGGGCTACGAGTACTCTTCAGGCGGCTCCCCTATCAAG ATCCCGGCTACAATCGAGGACCCGAACTACTCTGGTGTTGACGATGAGGCGATGGTGATGTGTGAGCATGGCCAGCCGGCGAAGAGGCATGTTTGCTTCGAAGGGATTAGCACTGGGAGGACGTTCATTGCCTGTGGACTTGAT GAAGCAAGCAGTTGTGGTGTTGTTCAGTGGGTAGATGAGGAGTGGCCAGAGCATCTGCAGAATGCTCTTCACAAACTATGGCTTTTGTATGAGGATTGCCAGCGTGCTAATAGGATGGCATGTCTGGAACATTCATCACTTGTCCACAATCTCACATCACAGAAGAACAAGCTACAGGAGACTTATGAGAAGCTTGTTGAGGATGTGAACAACCTACTTGATACCCAGGACAATATTCCCAAGGAAAATGAAGTCCAACAAGGTGAACATGAGGAGATCACTCCTCCTTTGGACAACAATATTTCAGCTTTGAAGGAACAGCTGGGTGCAATGGATGCTGAGAACAAAGAACTGAAGCAAAAGGTTGACCAGTTGAAGAGCATTCAGGTTGCCCAAGGAAATGTGATTAGGAATCTGATGTTTGCTCATTTGAAGGAGAAGGAAAAGTTGAGCACTGAGAGGAGGAATTTGGAGTTTCACATTGCTGATCTTGTCAAAGCTAGTGACAAGAACAAGAGAAAGCTGAAGGACATCAAGGATATTTGTGATGAAGAGTGA
- the LOC123051051 gene encoding cytochrome P450 89A2 translates to MEFVMLLAALFCLLAGVVFLRSYTRRSQATTHHIGDPDVAHRALIGNADDFLNRPAASFPTSLATWRHGERNDNIATVTYGPQWRVLRCNLTAEILSRLGSLAPLHEEAAQALVADFSARCGGGGDVAVREPVTKAVFTLATRLCFGDIVDDGQRHAIGRVIRDSIVAAGKLSPGFDGSMLSKLANWRGFRRISAVLKRQTELYLPLIAARRQSQSQLCGGIVHPYVDSLLDLRVPDNGDASGPGRPLRDGELVGLVFEFLGAATGSTAACLEWTLAHLIDQPETLDRLRREIDDEADAGGILSSKSLRSGMPYLNAVVLECLRMHPPVPVILRSAHGDGAKAIGGMRAVPLDGLSVQFNLADIGRDAKRWTHPDKFWPERFLAGGEAEDIGPAPGPKEIRMMPFGAGHRHCPGVNMGMLHIKCFLAALVHNFDWALSAEDCSSGVDMTEQDGFIKIMKKPLSARVTGRT, encoded by the coding sequence ATGGAATTCGTTATGCTCCTGGCCGCTCTCTTTTGCCTCCTAGCCGGAGTGGTCTTTCTGCGGAGCTACACCAGGAGATCCCAGGCCACCACCCACCACATCGGGGACCCCGATGTTGCTCATCGAGCGCTCATTGGGAACGCCGACGACTTCTTAAACCGGCCGGCAGCAAGCTTCCCCACCTCCCTGGCCACCTGGCGCCATGGCGAACGGAACGACAACATAGCCACTGTGACCTACGGCCCGCAGTGGCGAGTGCTCCGGTGCAACCTCACGGCTGAGATCCTCTCACGCCTCGGTTCCTTAGCCCCGCTTCATGAGGAGGCCGCCCAGGCACTCGTCGCAGACTTCTCGGCCCGATGCGGCGGAGGAGGTGACGTGGCCGTCCGTGAGCCCGTCACCAAAGCCGTGTTCACGCTGGCCACGCGCCTGTGCTTCGGCGACATTGTGGACGACGGCCAGAGACACGCCATAGGACGCGTGATACGGGACTCCATCGTCGCCGCAGGTAAGCTCAGCCCCGGGTTCGATGGCTCGATGCTATCCAAGCTCGCGAACTGGAGGGGGTTTCGCCGGATCTCCGCCGTGCTCAAACGGCAGACCGAGCTGTACCTCCCTCTGATCGCGGCACGGAGGCAGTCGCAGTCTCAGCTCTGTGGCGGCATCGTCCATCCTTACGTGGACTCGCTCCTGGATCTCCGTGTCCCCGACAATGGTGATGCCTCCGGCCCCGGCCGTCCTCTTCGAGACGGCGAGCTGGTGGGCCTTGTGTTCGAGTTCCTGGGTGCAGCCACGGGGTCAACCGCAGCCTGCCTCGAGTGGACCCTCGCCCATCTCATCGACCAGCCGGAGACCCTGGACAGGCTGCGCCGGGAGATCGACGACGAGGCCGACGCCGGCGGGATACTCTCCAGCAAGAGCCTTCGCAGCGGCATGCCCTACCTGAACGCGGTAGTCCTTGAATGCCTCCGCATGCACCCGCCGGTGCCGGTCATCTTGCGCAGCGCCCACGGCGACGGCGCCAAAGCGATCGGTGGAATGAGAGCTGTGCCGCTGGACGGCTTGAGCGTGCAGTTCAATTTAGCCGACATTGGAAGAGATGCGAAGCGGTGGACCCATCCTGACAAGTTCTGGCCGGAGCGGTTCCTTGCCGGAGGCGAGGCGGAAGACATCGGGCCGGCGCCGGGCCCCAAGGAGATCAGGATGATGCCGTTCGGTGCGGGACATCGGCACTGCCCTGGCGTGAACATGGGAATGTTGCACATCAAGTGCTTCTTAGCGGCGCTCGTGCACAACTTCGACTGGGCACTGTCCGCCGAAGACTGCAGCAGCGGTGTCGACATGACGGAGCAGGACGGCTTCATAAAAATAATGAAGAAGCCGCTCTCCGCGCGTGTCACTGGACGCACTTGA